In Candidatus Eisenbacteria bacterium, a single genomic region encodes these proteins:
- a CDS encoding TIGR03619 family F420-dependent LLM class oxidoreductase — MRFGIALPNYGPLAAPETLVRLARLAEDEGVDSVWVSDHLVAPEGVRSVYPYDRRPDPKPGDMGVIEEFYEPMVTLAWLAGATSRVRLGISAYVMPYRNPVVTAKQVATLDRLSGGRVIFGIGVGWLAEEFAALGVPFERRGRRTEDYVGVCKALWTGETARFEGETYRLPPVRTGPRPRQLPHPPLWIAGNSARGIERAARIGDGWHGIDLSPDELRPLAARAREQAAAHGKAAFTVSIRKGVLPGGPAGHALYGDRDAIRRDLDAYRDAGLDYLVAGLRRATTSDDAARALEDVARALA, encoded by the coding sequence ATGCGGTTCGGGATCGCGTTGCCCAACTATGGGCCGCTTGCGGCGCCCGAGACCCTGGTGCGGCTGGCGCGGCTGGCCGAGGACGAGGGGGTGGATTCGGTTTGGGTGAGCGACCATCTGGTGGCTCCGGAGGGCGTGCGGAGCGTCTATCCGTACGATCGTCGACCCGATCCGAAGCCGGGCGACATGGGGGTCATCGAGGAGTTCTACGAGCCGATGGTCACGCTCGCGTGGCTCGCCGGCGCGACGTCGCGCGTGCGGCTCGGCATCAGCGCGTACGTGATGCCGTATCGGAATCCCGTCGTCACGGCGAAGCAGGTGGCGACGCTCGATCGTCTCTCGGGGGGCCGGGTGATCTTCGGGATCGGCGTCGGCTGGCTCGCGGAGGAGTTCGCGGCGCTCGGCGTACCGTTCGAGCGGCGCGGGCGGCGTACGGAGGACTACGTCGGCGTCTGCAAGGCGCTCTGGACAGGAGAGACGGCGCGCTTCGAGGGCGAGACGTACCGGCTGCCGCCCGTGCGGACCGGTCCGCGCCCGCGCCAGCTGCCGCACCCGCCGCTCTGGATTGCAGGAAACTCCGCGCGCGGGATCGAGCGTGCGGCACGCATCGGCGACGGATGGCACGGCATCGATCTCTCGCCCGACGAGCTTCGCCCGCTCGCGGCGCGCGCCCGCGAGCAGGCCGCCGCGCACGGCAAGGCGGCGTTCACCGTCAGCATCCGCAAGGGCGTGTTGCCGGGGGGGCCGGCGGGCCATGCACTCTACGGCGATCGCGACGCGATCCGTCGCGATCTCGATGCGTACCGCGATGCAGGGCTCGACTACCTGGTGGCAGGGCTCCGCCGCGCGACGACGTCCGACGACGCGGCGCGCGCGCTCGAGGACGTCGCGCGCGCGCTCGCCTGA